One window from the genome of Candidatus Didemnitutus sp. encodes:
- a CDS encoding isoaspartyl peptidase/L-asparaginase, with translation MKSFVSLPASLAAFALAGVSLAHAQSPAPTPSMKPYGLVLHGGAGVIERSAMSPELDAQYRATLQQALDAGYAVLDRGGMSLDAVIAAVTIMEDSPLFNAGKGAVLNADGFCEMDASIMNGATLQAGAVAGIRHVKNPLHLARDVMEKSKHVFLIGEGAEKFAWSLGYENTPNEYFQTDFRRKQLERARQLELKKDNGTAAVPLDLTSPGVRDELHFIREQKYGTVGCVALDRHGNLAAGTSTGGMTNKKFGRVGDVPVIGAGTYANNATCAISSTGWGEFFIRANVAHDISAQMEYAGKALRPAAAATLAKVARLGGDGGVIGLDAHGNVMTDFNSAGMYRAYHIAGQAPVVAIYGDEPR, from the coding sequence ATGAAATCCTTCGTCTCGCTTCCCGCCTCCCTCGCTGCCTTCGCTCTCGCCGGTGTCTCGCTCGCCCACGCGCAATCTCCCGCCCCCACTCCGTCCATGAAACCCTACGGCCTCGTCCTCCACGGCGGCGCGGGCGTGATCGAACGCTCCGCCATGTCGCCCGAGCTCGACGCGCAATACCGCGCCACGCTCCAGCAGGCCCTCGACGCCGGCTATGCCGTCCTCGACCGCGGAGGCATGTCGCTCGACGCGGTCATCGCGGCCGTCACGATCATGGAGGACTCGCCGCTCTTCAACGCCGGCAAAGGCGCCGTGCTCAACGCCGATGGCTTCTGCGAAATGGACGCCTCGATCATGAACGGCGCCACCCTCCAGGCCGGCGCCGTCGCCGGGATTCGTCACGTCAAAAACCCGCTCCATCTCGCGCGCGACGTCATGGAGAAATCCAAGCACGTCTTCCTCATCGGCGAAGGCGCGGAGAAATTCGCCTGGTCGCTCGGCTACGAGAACACGCCCAACGAGTATTTCCAGACCGACTTCCGCCGCAAGCAGCTCGAGCGCGCTCGGCAGCTCGAATTGAAGAAGGACAACGGCACCGCCGCCGTCCCGCTCGATCTCACCTCGCCGGGCGTGCGCGACGAGCTGCATTTCATCCGGGAGCAGAAATACGGCACCGTCGGCTGCGTCGCCCTCGACCGGCACGGCAACCTCGCCGCCGGCACCTCGACCGGCGGCATGACCAACAAGAAATTCGGCCGCGTCGGCGACGTGCCTGTCATCGGCGCCGGCACCTACGCCAACAACGCCACCTGCGCCATCAGCTCCACCGGCTGGGGCGAGTTCTTCATCCGCGCCAACGTCGCACACGACATCTCCGCGCAAATGGAATACGCCGGCAAAGCCCTCCGCCCGGCCGCCGCCGCGACCCTCGCCAAAGTCGCCCGACTCGGCGGCGACGGCGGCGTCATCGGCCTCGACGCCCACGGCAACGTCATGACCGACTTCAACTCCGCGGGCATGTATCGCGCCTACCACATCGCCGGCCAGGCGCCCGTGGTCGCGATCTACGGCGACGAGCCTCGTTGA
- a CDS encoding S9 family peptidase: MKVPTLLVLSLMLAAPLSAQFDLATPKAPVAAKKPKDVTVHEDKRIDDYFWLREKENPEVKTYLEQENAYTESVLAPAKELRAALFKEMRSRIKEDDTGAKVPYLGWLYYTRTEKDKQYPIFCRIADKAGATEEVLLDLNKLGEGKPYVAVGHYRVSDDGARLAYSVDWTGYRQYEVFVMDLATKQLVPQQIGLVSDLEWGAGHDVLYYVTENEAKRSDKLHRWTLSTARHELLRTEDDELFNIDVSKSQDGRWLFSTAESKVTSEAFALRADAATGTFKSLLPRTENVKVYPEHHGDYFYFVTNRDAKNYKVVRAPESHSAQTEDVIPHNAAVKIETLTPFARYMVIEERENGLPHFRAFNFATGKSSRLEMPEAAYEISPASNWNYNTDEFRFEYQSMLRPRSTFAANLATGERTLVKQQEVLGGFDPSHYRAERVWATMRDGVKVPLSIVYRADLDRTKPQPFWLYGYGSYGISMPITFSANRLSLLDRGVIFAIAHIRGGGELGEEWREAGRMEKKMTTFNDFVDCAQWLVDEKWTTPQQLVTSGGSAGGLLMGAVLNQRPDLFRAALVVVPFVDVLNTMLDASLPLTTEEYVEWGNPNIREQYLWMRAYSPYDNLKPASYPNVLVNVSFYDSQVPYWEGAKYLAKLRTLDHAKGNATLLHTNFGAGHGGASGRYDALHDTARDYAFFLSALGVTK, translated from the coding sequence ATGAAAGTCCCCACCCTCCTCGTCCTGTCCCTTATGCTCGCCGCTCCGCTGTCTGCCCAGTTCGACCTCGCCACGCCCAAGGCGCCCGTCGCCGCGAAGAAGCCGAAGGACGTGACCGTCCACGAGGACAAGCGCATCGACGACTACTTCTGGCTGCGTGAGAAGGAGAACCCCGAGGTCAAAACCTACCTCGAACAGGAAAACGCCTACACCGAATCCGTGCTCGCGCCGGCCAAGGAGCTGCGCGCCGCGCTCTTCAAGGAAATGCGCAGCCGCATCAAGGAGGACGACACCGGCGCCAAGGTCCCCTACCTCGGCTGGCTCTACTACACCCGCACCGAAAAGGATAAGCAGTATCCGATCTTCTGCCGCATCGCGGACAAAGCCGGCGCGACCGAAGAAGTCCTCCTCGACCTGAACAAACTCGGCGAAGGCAAACCCTACGTCGCGGTCGGTCATTACCGCGTCAGCGACGACGGGGCGCGCCTCGCCTACTCCGTCGATTGGACCGGCTACCGCCAATACGAGGTCTTCGTCATGGACCTCGCCACCAAGCAACTCGTCCCGCAGCAAATCGGCCTCGTCTCCGATCTCGAATGGGGCGCCGGCCACGACGTGCTCTACTACGTCACGGAAAACGAGGCGAAACGCTCCGACAAACTCCACCGTTGGACGCTCAGCACCGCGCGCCATGAGTTGCTCCGCACGGAAGACGACGAACTCTTCAACATCGACGTGTCCAAATCGCAGGACGGCCGCTGGCTCTTCAGCACCGCCGAGAGCAAGGTCACTTCCGAGGCGTTCGCGCTCCGCGCCGACGCCGCCACCGGCACCTTCAAATCGCTCCTCCCACGCACCGAGAACGTGAAAGTCTACCCGGAGCACCACGGCGACTATTTCTACTTCGTCACCAATCGCGACGCCAAGAACTACAAGGTCGTCCGCGCCCCCGAATCGCACAGCGCACAGACCGAGGACGTCATCCCGCACAACGCCGCGGTGAAGATCGAGACGCTCACGCCCTTCGCGCGCTACATGGTGATCGAGGAGCGCGAGAACGGTCTCCCGCATTTCCGCGCGTTCAATTTCGCCACCGGCAAATCCTCGCGCCTCGAGATGCCCGAGGCCGCCTACGAAATCTCGCCCGCCTCCAACTGGAATTACAACACCGACGAGTTCCGCTTCGAATACCAGTCGATGTTGCGCCCGCGCTCCACTTTCGCCGCCAACCTCGCCACCGGCGAACGCACGCTCGTGAAGCAGCAGGAGGTGCTCGGCGGCTTCGACCCGAGCCACTACCGCGCCGAGCGCGTCTGGGCCACCATGCGCGACGGCGTCAAAGTGCCGCTCTCGATTGTCTACCGCGCCGACCTCGACCGCACGAAGCCGCAGCCGTTCTGGCTCTACGGCTATGGTTCCTACGGCATCAGCATGCCGATCACCTTCAGCGCCAACCGCCTCAGCCTCCTCGATCGCGGCGTCATTTTCGCCATCGCCCACATCCGCGGCGGCGGCGAACTCGGCGAGGAGTGGCGCGAAGCCGGCCGCATGGAGAAGAAGATGACCACGTTCAACGACTTCGTGGACTGTGCGCAATGGCTCGTCGACGAGAAGTGGACCACGCCGCAGCAACTCGTCACCTCCGGCGGCAGCGCCGGCGGCCTCCTCATGGGCGCCGTGCTCAATCAGCGGCCCGACCTCTTCCGCGCCGCGCTTGTCGTCGTGCCGTTCGTCGACGTCCTCAACACCATGCTCGACGCGTCGCTCCCGCTCACCACCGAGGAATACGTCGAGTGGGGCAACCCGAACATCCGCGAACAATACCTCTGGATGCGCGCCTACAGCCCCTACGACAACCTCAAGCCCGCCTCCTACCCGAACGTCCTCGTCAACGTCTCGTTCTACGACAGCCAGGTCCCGTATTGGGAAGGAGCCAAATACCTCGCGAAGCTCCGCACGCTCGACCACGCGAAAGGCAACGCCACGCTCCTCCACACCAACTTCGGTGCCGGACACGGCGGCGCTTCCGGCCGTTACGACGCCCTGCACGACACCGCGCGCGACTACGCGTTCTTCCTGAGCGCCCTCGGGGTGACGAAGTGA
- the rsmA gene encoding ribosomal RNA small subunit methyltransferase A: MPLTLTGTRELLARLGHSPKRFLGQNYLIDGNIVRKSVELGAVAPGDTVVEVGPGLGTLTSALLAAGAEVFAVEKDATMAAHLRGTLAVEHPGKLHLIEEDAVAHPIAGLPPERAANFKIVANLPYAISTPWMDAVLGGPLPQRMVLMLQQEAAQRYVAQPGTKQFGAISIFIQSAFAADPGHKVPATCFYPAPDVESYLLNLARRPEPFIFAPTVKRLIRECFQQRRKQIGSLLRGKLPDGGAAWLAHLPEAGLDPRARPEQIPVALWQRLGV; encoded by the coding sequence ATGCCGCTCACGCTCACCGGCACCCGCGAATTGCTCGCCCGCCTCGGCCACTCGCCGAAGCGTTTCCTCGGACAGAATTATCTCATCGACGGCAACATCGTCCGCAAATCCGTCGAACTCGGCGCCGTCGCGCCCGGCGACACCGTGGTCGAGGTCGGACCCGGCCTCGGCACGCTCACCTCGGCGCTGCTCGCCGCCGGCGCGGAGGTCTTCGCCGTGGAAAAGGATGCCACCATGGCCGCGCACCTGCGCGGCACGCTCGCCGTCGAGCATCCCGGCAAGCTGCACCTGATCGAGGAGGACGCGGTCGCGCACCCGATCGCCGGCTTGCCGCCCGAGCGTGCGGCGAACTTCAAGATCGTCGCCAATCTCCCCTACGCCATCTCCACGCCGTGGATGGATGCCGTCCTCGGCGGGCCGTTGCCTCAGCGCATGGTGCTCATGCTCCAGCAGGAGGCGGCCCAGCGCTACGTCGCGCAGCCCGGCACAAAGCAGTTCGGGGCGATCTCGATCTTCATCCAGTCCGCGTTCGCCGCCGACCCCGGACACAAGGTCCCCGCGACCTGCTTTTATCCGGCCCCCGACGTCGAGTCCTACCTGCTCAATCTCGCGCGCCGGCCGGAGCCGTTCATCTTCGCTCCGACGGTGAAGCGCCTCATTCGTGAGTGCTTTCAGCAGCGGCGGAAGCAAATCGGCTCGCTCCTGCGCGGCAAGTTGCCCGATGGCGGCGCGGCGTGGCTCGCCCATCTGCCGGAAGCCGGCCTCGATCCCCGCGCGCGTCCGGAGCAGATTCCCGTGGCACTCTGGCAACGTCTGGGCGTCTAA
- a CDS encoding DUF5069 domain-containing protein, whose product MNTPQFPSDPRVAVGGLYYFGRMADKIRKHARGELRADFVPNLGKGMDARLCSFLGVDYAALSQFVLTGASDAAALAWCIKQGRPLNDDLIVIWNDFVSKRGWNDAATPNLEKQKAEAGLAGRADIRTMFEFWAIDEGRQS is encoded by the coding sequence ATGAACACCCCGCAGTTTCCCTCCGACCCACGCGTCGCCGTCGGCGGCCTCTACTACTTCGGCCGCATGGCCGACAAGATCCGCAAGCACGCGCGCGGCGAGTTGCGCGCCGACTTCGTGCCGAACCTCGGTAAAGGCATGGACGCCCGGCTCTGCAGTTTCCTCGGCGTCGATTACGCCGCGCTGTCGCAGTTCGTCCTCACCGGCGCCTCCGACGCCGCCGCCCTCGCCTGGTGCATCAAGCAGGGCCGTCCGCTCAACGACGACCTGATCGTGATCTGGAACGACTTCGTCTCCAAGCGCGGTTGGAACGACGCCGCGACGCCGAACCTGGAGAAGCAAAAGGCCGAGGCCGGACTCGCCGGCCGCGCCGACATCCGGACGATGTTCGAGTTCTGGGCCATCGACGAAGGTCGCCAGAGCTGA
- the trpC gene encoding indole-3-glycerol phosphate synthase TrpC gives MDKLAEIMAHKRREIAPLLRPVFEEELARLNGALPPVPSFANALRRADGKLAVIAEIKRRSPSAGAISEGTKAIDQAKRYQAARASALSVLTDEKFFGGRMADLEEVTQFFQTQPPALPCLRKDFMVHPVQVLQAREAGASAILIIVRALDDSEISQLHAGAKAAGMSALFEIHDEKDLERAVNHGATVIGVNNRDLAIFKCDLALSERLIPQFPKETIAVSESGIFTARDAGRVRAAGAQAVLVGEALMRADDPAVLIHEFSTA, from the coding sequence ATGGACAAACTCGCCGAAATCATGGCGCACAAACGGCGCGAGATCGCGCCGCTCCTCCGGCCGGTTTTCGAGGAGGAGCTCGCCCGCCTCAACGGCGCCCTGCCGCCGGTGCCGTCCTTCGCGAACGCCCTGCGCCGCGCCGACGGGAAACTGGCCGTCATCGCCGAGATCAAGCGCCGCTCGCCCTCCGCCGGCGCGATCAGCGAAGGCACCAAGGCGATCGATCAGGCCAAGCGCTACCAGGCCGCCCGTGCCAGCGCGCTCTCCGTGCTCACCGACGAGAAGTTTTTCGGCGGACGTATGGCCGACCTCGAGGAGGTCACGCAGTTTTTCCAAACGCAGCCCCCCGCCCTGCCCTGCCTGCGCAAGGACTTCATGGTCCACCCCGTGCAGGTGCTGCAGGCGCGCGAAGCCGGCGCGAGCGCGATCCTCATCATCGTCCGCGCCCTCGACGACTCCGAGATTTCCCAGCTCCACGCCGGTGCGAAGGCCGCGGGCATGAGTGCGCTTTTCGAGATCCACGATGAAAAGGATCTCGAACGTGCCGTGAACCACGGCGCGACCGTCATCGGCGTGAACAACCGCGACCTCGCGATCTTCAAGTGTGACCTCGCGCTCTCGGAGCGGCTCATCCCGCAGTTTCCGAAGGAAACCATCGCCGTCAGCGAGAGCGGCATCTTCACGGCGCGCGATGCCGGTCGCGTCCGCGCCGCCGGCGCCCAGGCCGTGCTCGTGGGCGAGGCGCTGATGCGCGCCGACGACCCGGCCGTGCTGATCCACGAATTTTCCACCGCATGA
- a CDS encoding MazG family protein encodes MSAIDDLRQTMARLRAPDGCPWDREQTHQTLARHLIDECSELLDTIDRADIPHMREELGDVLLQIVFHAQLAAERGDFNFDDVAREINEKLIRRHPHVFGDATAGNSEQVIDVWEGIKAKEKAAAGKTESQLFKKLPPRLPALMFAEDIDKRIAKQRLPADGIVDAAAIAHRADGLTPEAAGRALYEIAAACRARGIDPEMALRRECDRVTREVEARATGKS; translated from the coding sequence ATGAGCGCCATCGACGACCTGCGCCAGACCATGGCCCGCCTCCGTGCCCCGGACGGCTGCCCGTGGGATCGCGAGCAAACCCACCAAACCCTCGCCCGCCACCTGATCGACGAGTGCAGCGAACTGCTCGACACCATCGATCGGGCCGACATCCCGCACATGCGCGAGGAGCTGGGCGACGTGTTGCTGCAAATCGTTTTTCACGCACAGCTCGCCGCGGAGCGCGGCGATTTCAACTTCGACGACGTGGCGCGCGAGATCAACGAGAAGCTCATCCGCCGTCATCCGCATGTCTTCGGCGATGCCACGGCGGGGAACTCCGAGCAGGTCATCGACGTGTGGGAGGGGATCAAGGCCAAGGAGAAAGCCGCGGCGGGGAAGACGGAGTCGCAACTCTTCAAGAAGTTACCGCCACGTCTGCCGGCGTTGATGTTCGCCGAGGATATCGACAAACGCATCGCCAAGCAGCGGCTGCCGGCGGACGGCATCGTGGACGCGGCCGCAATCGCCCACCGCGCGGACGGACTCACGCCGGAAGCAGCCGGCCGCGCGCTCTATGAAATCGCCGCGGCCTGCCGCGCGCGCGGCATCGATCCCGAAATGGCGCTGCGCCGCGAATGCGATCGCGTGACGCGCGAAGTCGAGGCGCGCGCCACAGGCAAATCGTGA
- a CDS encoding tyrosine recombinase XerC, with translation MRSRDARSRGARHRQIVTEEAPTPETKVPAALVAEWLAPFLDFLAKERRYSAYTVRNYRQAFEDFYVWTQTGARWQARGLAGLTTRDMRDFVIEGQRRFSRRTLHNHVSGLRAFFRYWQRRGRLPRNPFAGVPLPKLEKTLPKFLTETQSATLLAGPQKLLQRDEIDTFTAWRDRLALELIYGGGLRVSEVVGLNYGAIDFGTGSARVLGKGRKERICPLGAVAMAVLTKFRDEFVPDPKPTHPVLITERHDRLTVRAVQLIVKRYLAVADLPMDLSPHKLRHSFATHLLNSGADLRAVQELLGHANLATTQIYTHTSVARLKEIYAKAHPRA, from the coding sequence ATGCGATCGCGTGACGCGCGAAGTCGAGGCGCGCGCCACAGGCAAATCGTGACCGAGGAGGCGCCCACGCCCGAAACGAAGGTCCCGGCCGCTCTCGTGGCCGAGTGGCTCGCGCCGTTTCTGGATTTCCTCGCGAAGGAGCGGCGCTATTCGGCCTACACGGTGCGGAACTACCGGCAGGCGTTCGAGGATTTCTACGTCTGGACGCAGACCGGGGCGCGCTGGCAAGCGCGCGGGCTCGCCGGTCTCACGACGCGCGACATGCGGGACTTCGTGATCGAGGGCCAGCGCCGTTTCAGTCGCCGCACGCTGCACAACCACGTCTCGGGTTTGCGCGCGTTTTTCCGCTACTGGCAGCGGCGCGGACGACTCCCGCGCAATCCGTTCGCCGGTGTGCCGCTGCCGAAGCTGGAGAAAACGTTGCCGAAATTTCTCACCGAGACGCAGAGCGCGACGCTGCTCGCCGGTCCGCAAAAACTCCTCCAGCGCGACGAAATCGACACGTTCACCGCCTGGCGCGACCGGCTCGCGCTCGAGTTGATTTACGGCGGCGGACTGCGCGTCAGCGAGGTGGTGGGGCTCAATTACGGGGCGATCGACTTCGGCACCGGCAGCGCGCGCGTGCTCGGCAAGGGCCGCAAGGAACGCATCTGCCCGCTCGGCGCGGTGGCAATGGCAGTGCTGACGAAATTCCGCGACGAGTTCGTGCCCGACCCGAAGCCGACCCATCCCGTGCTGATCACCGAGCGACATGATCGCCTGACGGTCCGCGCGGTGCAGCTGATCGTGAAGCGCTACCTCGCGGTCGCCGATCTGCCGATGGATCTCTCGCCGCACAAGCTGCGGCACTCATTTGCGACGCACCTCCTGAATTCGGGCGCCGATCTGCGCGCGGTGCAGGAACTCCTCGGTCATGCGAATCTGGCGACGACGCAGATCTACACGCACACCAGTGTCGCGCGGCTGAAGGAAATCTACGCCAAGGCGCACCCGCGCGCCTGA
- the hemL gene encoding glutamate-1-semialdehyde 2,1-aminomutase yields MTSSEQLFERAKQLIPGGVNSPVRAFRSVGGAPFFTRSAQGATLTTADGRELIDFVCTWGPAIHGHNHPRIKAAIADALERGTSFGTPNPLEVEMAELIVKFFPSIEKVRMCSSGTEATMSAIRLARGFTKRDKIVKFAGCYHGHSDSLLVAAGSGALTHGHPDSAGVPAAFARETIVLPYNDAPALQAAFAANPGQIACVILEPYIGNVGFIKPDAGYLQSVRQLTAAHGTVLIFDEVMTGFRLARGGVQELEKITPDLTTLGKIIGGGLPVGAFGGRAEIMDYLAPLGPVYQAGTLSGNPLAMAAGIMSLRMLDELNPYARLDALGRQVVAAAKSAASAKGIPLQAPQVGSMFSLFFTPTPVRDMPTALKSDAKLFGRFFHACLDGGVYLPPSAYEAWFLSTAHEGNAIARACETIAKAITSL; encoded by the coding sequence ATGACCAGTTCCGAACAACTCTTTGAACGCGCCAAACAGCTCATCCCCGGCGGCGTGAACTCCCCTGTCCGCGCCTTCCGCTCCGTCGGCGGCGCGCCGTTCTTCACCCGCTCCGCGCAGGGTGCCACGCTCACGACGGCGGACGGCCGCGAGTTGATCGACTTCGTCTGCACCTGGGGCCCCGCGATCCACGGCCACAACCACCCGCGCATCAAGGCCGCCATCGCCGACGCACTCGAGCGCGGCACCTCGTTTGGCACGCCCAATCCGCTCGAAGTCGAAATGGCTGAGCTGATCGTGAAGTTCTTCCCGTCGATCGAGAAGGTCCGCATGTGCTCCAGCGGCACGGAGGCCACGATGTCCGCCATCCGGCTCGCCCGCGGCTTCACCAAGCGCGACAAGATCGTGAAGTTCGCCGGCTGCTATCACGGCCACAGTGATTCCCTGCTGGTCGCCGCCGGTTCCGGCGCCCTCACGCACGGCCATCCCGACAGCGCCGGCGTGCCCGCGGCCTTTGCGCGTGAGACGATCGTCCTCCCCTACAACGACGCCCCCGCCCTCCAAGCTGCGTTCGCCGCCAATCCCGGCCAGATCGCGTGTGTGATCCTCGAACCCTACATCGGCAACGTCGGCTTCATCAAACCGGACGCGGGCTACCTGCAATCCGTCCGCCAACTCACCGCCGCGCACGGCACCGTGTTGATCTTCGACGAAGTCATGACGGGCTTCCGCCTCGCCCGCGGCGGCGTGCAGGAACTCGAGAAAATCACGCCCGACCTCACGACGCTCGGAAAAATCATCGGCGGCGGTCTCCCCGTCGGGGCCTTCGGCGGCCGCGCCGAGATCATGGATTATCTCGCGCCGCTCGGTCCCGTTTATCAGGCCGGCACTCTCAGCGGCAACCCGCTCGCGATGGCCGCCGGCATCATGTCGCTGCGCATGCTCGACGAGTTGAATCCTTACGCACGCCTCGACGCGCTCGGTCGCCAGGTGGTCGCCGCCGCGAAATCCGCAGCGTCCGCCAAAGGCATCCCGCTCCAAGCCCCGCAAGTCGGCTCGATGTTCAGCCTGTTCTTCACGCCGACGCCCGTGCGCGACATGCCCACGGCGCTGAAGTCCGACGCGAAGCTCTTCGGGCGGTTCTTCCACGCCTGCCTCGACGGCGGCGTCTACCTGCCGCCGAGCGCCTACGAAGCGTGGTTCCTCAGCACCGCCCACGAAGGGAATGCCATCGCTCGTGCTTGCGAAACCATAGCGAAGGCCATTACGTCGCTCTAA
- a CDS encoding NAD+ synthase — MRIGLAQINTIVGDLAGNQTRILDAYRRLVADGAEIVVFPELAVCGYPPRDLLFRRRFIADVERATAELAAQIGPVPALIGFVAANPTREGRPAFNAAAFCHHGTIRRVAHKCLLPTYDVFDEDRYFEPAREPATIEFGGRRIGLTICEDIWANDLGSAHRRYHLDPIRSHAAAQVDLMINLSASPWHLAKNAVRLELIAAAARTCGCPIVYCNSVGGNDELVFEGRSVVVDAVGRPLAGLAAFQEELRVVDVAAATPAVAALHPTYAQDELADMFDGLVLGVKDYARKTGFRRALVGLSGGIDSAVVAVLAVAALGAENVTGISLPSAISSAHSRDDAAALARHLGIAFHTISIADTVAAADAALAPQFAGHAPSVAEENIQARARGLLLMAMSNKFNSLLLTTGNKSELAVGYCTLYGDMCGGLAVISDVFKTQVYALSRWINREREIIPQNTIDKAPSAELRPNQTDQESLPPYDQLDAILRGYVEEGLSRADLVAQGFPQAVVHDVVRKVDLSEYKRKQAAPGLKITPLAFGVGRRIPIVQKYVS; from the coding sequence ATGCGGATCGGACTGGCTCAGATCAACACCATCGTCGGCGACCTCGCGGGCAACCAGACACGCATCCTCGACGCCTACCGCCGCCTCGTCGCCGACGGCGCGGAGATCGTCGTCTTTCCCGAACTCGCCGTTTGCGGCTACCCGCCGCGCGACCTGCTTTTCCGGCGCCGGTTTATCGCGGACGTCGAACGCGCCACTGCCGAACTCGCGGCGCAAATCGGCCCTGTGCCGGCGTTGATCGGTTTCGTGGCGGCCAACCCCACTCGCGAAGGCCGGCCGGCTTTCAACGCAGCCGCTTTCTGTCACCATGGCACCATTCGTCGCGTGGCGCACAAATGTCTCCTGCCGACTTACGACGTCTTCGATGAGGACCGCTATTTCGAACCGGCACGCGAACCGGCAACCATCGAATTCGGCGGCCGCCGCATTGGTCTCACCATTTGCGAGGATATCTGGGCGAACGATCTCGGGAGCGCCCACCGCCGCTACCATCTCGACCCGATTCGCTCGCACGCCGCCGCGCAGGTCGACCTCATGATCAATCTGTCGGCGAGTCCCTGGCACTTGGCGAAAAACGCCGTGCGCCTCGAGCTCATCGCCGCTGCCGCGCGCACTTGCGGTTGTCCGATCGTCTATTGCAACTCGGTCGGCGGAAATGATGAGCTTGTTTTCGAGGGACGCAGCGTGGTCGTCGATGCCGTGGGGCGCCCGCTGGCTGGGCTCGCTGCCTTTCAGGAAGAGCTGCGCGTGGTGGACGTCGCCGCCGCAACGCCCGCCGTCGCGGCGCTGCATCCGACTTACGCCCAGGATGAGCTCGCGGACATGTTCGACGGCCTCGTGCTCGGCGTGAAGGACTACGCGCGCAAAACGGGCTTCCGACGTGCGCTGGTAGGGCTCTCGGGCGGCATCGACTCGGCGGTCGTGGCGGTGTTGGCCGTTGCTGCGCTGGGCGCGGAGAACGTCACTGGCATCAGCTTGCCCTCCGCGATTTCGAGTGCGCACTCGCGCGACGACGCCGCTGCGCTCGCGCGCCACCTCGGGATCGCGTTTCATACGATCTCCATCGCCGACACCGTTGCCGCCGCCGATGCCGCGCTCGCTCCGCAATTCGCCGGTCACGCCCCTAGCGTCGCCGAGGAGAACATCCAGGCGCGCGCGCGCGGCCTGTTGCTCATGGCGATGTCGAACAAGTTCAACTCGCTCCTCCTCACCACCGGCAACAAGAGCGAGCTGGCTGTCGGCTATTGCACACTCTACGGCGACATGTGCGGTGGACTCGCCGTCATCTCGGATGTGTTCAAGACGCAGGTCTACGCACTCTCCCGCTGGATCAACCGCGAGCGTGAGATCATTCCGCAGAACACGATCGACAAGGCGCCGAGCGCCGAGCTGCGCCCGAACCAGACCGACCAGGAAAGCCTGCCGCCCTACGATCAACTCGACGCCATCCTCCGCGGCTACGTCGAGGAAGGCCTGTCGCGCGCCGACCTCGTTGCGCAGGGCTTCCCTCAAGCGGTGGTGCACGACGTCGTCCGCAAAGTCGACCTCAGCGAATACAAGCGCAAGCAAGCCGCCCCCGGCCTGAAAATCACGCCCCTCGCCTTCGGCGTCGGCCGCCGCATCCCGATCGTGCAAAAATACGTGAGCTGA
- the maf gene encoding septum formation protein Maf encodes MCRVPRLILASASPRRRELLGQLAVPFEIVTAAVTEHEAPDADPRHLVLHNAALKAEWVSARHPDAVVLGADTTVCIDNHVLNKPADPAEARAMLRRLSGRTHSVFTGLALWGGADGLRVDEIVESRVTFKALDEPTISRYLECVHTLDKAGGYAIQEHGDLIVASYTGSLTNIVGLPVEETRTLLTRAGLMR; translated from the coding sequence CTGTGCCGCGTGCCGCGCCTCATCCTTGCCTCCGCCTCGCCCCGCCGCCGCGAACTCCTCGGCCAGCTTGCCGTGCCCTTCGAGATCGTCACGGCCGCCGTGACCGAGCACGAGGCTCCGGATGCCGACCCGCGGCACTTGGTGCTGCACAACGCCGCCCTCAAGGCCGAGTGGGTGAGCGCGCGCCATCCGGACGCCGTCGTCCTCGGCGCCGACACGACAGTCTGTATCGACAACCATGTGCTGAACAAGCCCGCCGATCCCGCCGAGGCGCGCGCGATGTTGCGGCGGTTGAGCGGACGCACGCATTCGGTTTTCACCGGGCTGGCGCTGTGGGGTGGCGCGGACGGTCTGCGCGTCGACGAGATCGTGGAAAGCCGCGTGACGTTCAAAGCCCTCGATGAGCCGACCATTTCGCGCTACCTCGAATGCGTCCATACCCTCGACAAGGCCGGTGGTTACGCGATCCAAGAGCACGGCGACCTGATCGTCGCGTCATATACCGGGTCGCTCACGAACATTGTCGGCCTTCCCGTCGAAGAAACGAGAACACTTTTGACTCGCGCGGGTCTGATGCGCTGA